In the Canis lupus dingo isolate Sandy chromosome 36, ASM325472v2, whole genome shotgun sequence genome, one interval contains:
- the LOC112668227 gene encoding serine/threonine-protein kinase 19-like gives MPFSSWHKLKELQEQGEIRIVQLGFDLDAHGIIFTEDYRTRVLRACDGRPYAGAVQKFLALVLPACGDLSFQQDQMTETFGFRDPEITHLVNAGVLTVRDAGSWWLAVPGAGRFIKYFVKGRQAVLSMVRKAKYQELLLSELLGRRAPASVRLGLTYHVHDLTGAQLVDCVSITSGTLLHLPEM, from the coding sequence ATGCCCTTTTCTAGCTGGCACAAGCTGAAGGAGCTTCAAGAGCAGGGGGAGATCAGAATCGTCCAGCTAGGCTTTGACTTGGACGCCCATGGGATCATCTTCACTGAGGACTACAGGACCAGAGTCCTCAGGGCCTGTGATGGCCGACCATATGCTGGGGCAGTGCAGAAGTTTCTGGCTTTGGTACTTCCAGCCTGTGGGGACCTTAGCTTCCAGCAGGACCAAATGACAGAGACCTTTGGCTTCAGGGACCCAGAGATCACGCATCTGGTGAATGCTGGAGTCCTCACCGTCCGAGATGCTGGGAGTTGGTGGCTAGCCGTGCCTGGGGCTGGGagattcatcaaatattttgttaaagggCGCCAGGCTGTCCTCAGCATGGTCCGGAAGGCCAAGTACCAAGAGCTACTCCTATCAGAGCTTTTGGGCCGGCGGGCACCTGCCTCGGTGCGACTTGGCCTCACTTACCACGTGCACGACCTCACTGGGGCCCAGCTAGTGGACTGTGTCTCCATCACTTCTGGAACTCTCCTCCACCTGCCAGAGATGTGA